DNA sequence from the Pseudoglutamicibacter cumminsii genome:
AGCGAGCGTGCGGCTTTAGCGACCGAACCGTGCCGTGCGATCGCATCGAGCGCCTGGAGTTGTCGCGTATCAAGCATGAATGTGCCTTTGTGGCCGGGGTAGAAACGAGTGAGCGCTACTGAGCTAGCTCCATACTGAGTATAGAGCCATACAGAAAAATAACCCGTTCACATAGAAGAACTAGCGTGTTCTCATGGAGGTTATGCTCAAGGAAACTTTTATGCGAAAGCCGGCCTCCGACCTCAACAAGGCCGCCCGTCAGGTTGGTGACACCGCCCGCCAGAACCCAGCACAGCATCGTGCACCGTTCGCTCATGCCCTCCTTGAGCATGCGGAACGCGACACCCTTCAGATCATGGTTCCTGGCCACGGATGTGACGCTGAACGCTCCTACCCAGAACTCGTCGACTTCCTGAGCCCTCGAGGTGTTGCGCTCGATGTCCCACCGATGACCGACGGCATCGACCTTGGCGAAAACACTCCGCTCGATGAGGCGCTTGAACTCGCTGCGGAGGCGTGGGGTGCCTCCCGTACGTGGTTCATGACCAACGGCGCGTCCCAGGCGAACCGCACCGCAGCGATCGCGGTGCGCGCACTCGGTGAGCGCGTTATGGTTCAGCGCGCAATGCACTCAAGTTTTACTGACGGCATTCTGCTTGCAGGGCTCATGCCGTCTTTCGTTGTCCCGAATGTGGATACCCATAACGGCGTGACCCACGGCTTGACGCCAGAAGCGCTCGATGAGGCGCTCACCTCGGAAGCTGAAGCCGGCCGGAAGGTCGACAGCATCTATGTTGTTTCGCCTAGCTACTTCGGTGCGGTGGCCGATGTTGAAGGGCTCGCTAAGGTTGCTCACGCACACGACGCCGCGATCATCGTGGATGGCGCTTGGGGCCCGCACTTCGGTTTCCACCCTGACCTGCCGGGCTCTCCAGTAGCCCTTGGGGCCGACCTCGTGATTTCTTCGACGCACAAGCTCGTCGGTTCGCTCACGCAGTCCGCGATGCTGCACCTTGGCCACGGCCCGCTTGCTAAGAAGCTTGAGCCGTTCGTTGAGCGCGCCTACACGATGACGGGATCGACCTCGGCCTCGAACATTCTTAAAGGCACCCTCGACGTCGCCCGCCACGGACTCATCAACGGCCGCGACCGCATCGAAGACGCGTTGCGTGGTGCTGAAGAGTTGCGCGAAGCGTTGCGTCAGGATGACCGTTTCCGCGTGCTTTCGGATGACTTTGGCGACTTCGATGACATCCACGAGATCGATACGCTACGTATCCCAGTGGATGTTTCGCGTCTGGGCCACACGGGCCACTGGGTTCGTCAGCGACTCATCGCCGACCACGACATCTACTGCGAAATGTCCACCGC
Encoded proteins:
- a CDS encoding aminotransferase class I/II-fold pyridoxal phosphate-dependent enzyme — encoded protein: MRKPASDLNKAARQVGDTARQNPAQHRAPFAHALLEHAERDTLQIMVPGHGCDAERSYPELVDFLSPRGVALDVPPMTDGIDLGENTPLDEALELAAEAWGASRTWFMTNGASQANRTAAIAVRALGERVMVQRAMHSSFTDGILLAGLMPSFVVPNVDTHNGVTHGLTPEALDEALTSEAEAGRKVDSIYVVSPSYFGAVADVEGLAKVAHAHDAAIIVDGAWGPHFGFHPDLPGSPVALGADLVISSTHKLVGSLTQSAMLHLGHGPLAKKLEPFVERAYTMTGSTSASNILKGTLDVARHGLINGRDRIEDALRGAEELREALRQDDRFRVLSDDFGDFDDIHEIDTLRIPVDVSRLGHTGHWVRQRLIADHDIYCEMSTATTIVIIFGALATPAVERTLEALRAVADAAQNPVDEDAADIPVASGNSVVVATDAWEATTPGHAVEALSAEGERFPEIPKAGTMRLLPRDAYFADAFDVVAAEDAVGRISADTLAAYPPGIPNVLPGEEITEEIVKFLQAVATSPTGYVRGAQDAKVTTFRVVAE